Proteins found in one Nocardia brasiliensis ATCC 700358 genomic segment:
- a CDS encoding SDR family oxidoreductase, producing MTGRDTVLLTGASGLVGAEVLARLSAASRPVAAVLHSNSRIIRNDGTVLGAGRAVAGDIRAPGFGLSEPDRADLADRVGIIVHSAATTAFDASASDYDELNVQGTANAIELARAWDVPYVHVSTAYVCGERSGTVGEHDLDVGQSFGNGYEESKFRAEQLVRAAGEQGLRWAIVRPGIVTGASGTGVIREYKNLYTVVKLMVEGKLRSLPGRYDATLALAPVDHVADVIAAAVLDFDSAHGRTFHAVGRDALSLREVSDVLAEYPSFEVATFVPAGTFDENDLDGIEREYYRRIGVLYTSYFRRKLRFATANAEVLLGKPAPASGKEYLRLLLDYCLESGYLGVPLPSIEEVLAGNDFGGADR from the coding sequence GTGACCGGGCGGGACACGGTATTGCTCACCGGTGCCTCGGGACTGGTCGGTGCGGAAGTCCTCGCCCGGCTGTCCGCGGCGAGCCGTCCGGTTGCTGCGGTGCTGCACAGCAATTCGCGGATCATCCGCAACGACGGCACTGTGCTCGGCGCGGGCCGCGCGGTAGCCGGTGACATCCGGGCGCCGGGATTCGGTCTGTCCGAGCCGGATCGGGCCGATCTGGCCGACCGCGTCGGCATCATCGTGCACTCGGCGGCGACGACCGCGTTCGATGCCTCGGCGAGCGACTACGACGAGCTGAACGTGCAAGGCACCGCCAACGCGATCGAGCTCGCCCGCGCCTGGGACGTCCCGTACGTCCACGTCAGCACGGCCTACGTGTGCGGCGAACGCAGCGGCACCGTCGGCGAGCACGACCTCGATGTCGGGCAGTCGTTCGGAAACGGCTACGAGGAGAGCAAGTTCCGGGCCGAACAGCTGGTGCGGGCCGCGGGGGAGCAGGGGCTGCGCTGGGCGATCGTGCGGCCGGGCATCGTCACCGGCGCGAGCGGCACCGGCGTGATCCGCGAATACAAGAACCTCTACACCGTCGTCAAACTCATGGTCGAAGGCAAGCTGCGCTCGCTGCCCGGCCGGTACGACGCGACGCTCGCGCTGGCACCGGTCGATCATGTCGCCGACGTGATCGCCGCCGCCGTACTGGATTTCGATTCCGCGCACGGGCGCACCTTCCACGCCGTCGGCCGGGACGCGCTGTCACTGCGTGAGGTCTCCGACGTGCTGGCCGAGTACCCCTCCTTCGAGGTGGCGACGTTCGTGCCCGCCGGCACGTTCGACGAGAACGATCTCGACGGCATCGAGCGCGAGTACTACCGGCGCATCGGTGTGCTGTACACCAGCTATTTCCGCCGCAAGTTGCGCTTCGCCACGGCGAATGCCGAAGTGCTGCTGGGTAAACCCGCCCCCGCGAGTGGTAAGGAGTATTTGCGCTTGCTGTTGGACTACTGCCTGGAATCCGGTTACCTGGGCGTGCCGCTGCCTTCGATCGAAGAAGTGCTGGCGGGCAACGACTTCGGCGGGGCGGACCGATGA
- a CDS encoding nucleoside-diphosphate kinase yields MSTSLEQLLAGLTPQPEKVTAYAADTYLLETVDQLDRLGVDAAKFAREHSLLLLKPDAIVARAVGPTLKWLAGNDFQVVAAFRVAVDRHLARALWYFAWNIASPERRTLADLLVGISDVLVLVVRGEDGQLPVSVRLTEAKGPTDPRKREAGQLRYLLGRHNYLLNLVHSPDDPADVLRELAIYLGEQRRAAVIAQAGTGEDRSAEALALTNGLYTQVPARSFDRADATEQILRDLARAGAPAPDDFDPQADDECARLLYAAWADGRELDPWSVIVLGSYVLPMRAGTQQQTLRPVSAEDWQEARP; encoded by the coding sequence ATGAGCACGTCGCTGGAACAACTGCTCGCCGGGCTGACGCCGCAGCCGGAGAAGGTGACGGCCTACGCCGCAGACACCTACCTGTTGGAGACGGTCGATCAGCTGGACCGGCTCGGCGTGGACGCCGCGAAGTTCGCCCGCGAGCATTCGCTGCTGTTGCTAAAGCCCGACGCGATCGTCGCCAGGGCGGTCGGCCCCACCCTGAAATGGCTGGCCGGCAACGACTTCCAGGTCGTCGCCGCGTTCCGGGTCGCGGTGGACCGGCATCTCGCCCGCGCGCTGTGGTACTTCGCCTGGAATATCGCCTCGCCCGAACGCCGGACGCTGGCCGACCTGTTGGTCGGCATCTCGGACGTGCTGGTGCTCGTCGTCCGGGGCGAGGACGGGCAGTTGCCGGTCTCGGTGCGCCTCACCGAGGCCAAAGGGCCGACGGATCCGCGTAAACGCGAGGCCGGTCAGCTGCGATATCTCCTCGGTAGACACAATTACCTACTCAACCTGGTGCATTCGCCCGACGATCCCGCCGACGTGCTGCGGGAGCTCGCCATCTACCTGGGCGAGCAGCGGCGGGCGGCGGTGATCGCGCAGGCGGGGACGGGCGAGGATCGCTCGGCCGAGGCGCTCGCGCTCACCAACGGGCTCTACACGCAGGTCCCCGCCCGCAGTTTCGATCGCGCGGACGCGACCGAGCAGATCCTGCGTGACCTCGCACGGGCCGGTGCGCCGGCCCCCGACGACTTCGACCCACAGGCGGACGACGAGTGTGCGCGGCTGCTGTATGCCGCGTGGGCCGATGGCCGAGAACTCGATCCGTGGTCGGTGATCGTGCTCGGGTCCTATGTACTCCCGATGCGGGCCGGCACCCAGCAGCAGACGCTGCGACCGGTATCCGCCGAAGACTGGCAGGAGGCACGACCGTGA
- a CDS encoding ScbA/BarX family gamma-butyrolactone biosynthesis protein, which yields MKTATHLRTISRELAHRCAVSEVFVTSLDAVAEHEFVAGAQLPRMHAYYSDHTGTLGLRHDPLLVMEAARQAAIALSHEFYGVPAEMGFIVRTFNGTGADTAAWTVGTAPADLVMRVRVPRRHVRGDTLHGLDMVLEIDCGGESMMTVDGSFSWVTPRQWAALRSAFRTSLELGPYVGASALGDRAAAAVVGRENWRNVVIGPPQLDGNTARATLVPDLGHPFLFDHELDHVPGSLLIEACRQTALAMVLHRAPRLECVGSSFERFVELDRPAECVAEITGQQADRTVIHCEIRQAGAVAAEIDLEFADDELAFGAEQPGAGR from the coding sequence GTGAAAACGGCAACCCACCTACGCACCATCTCGCGCGAGCTCGCGCATCGGTGTGCGGTGTCCGAGGTGTTCGTCACCTCGCTGGACGCCGTCGCCGAGCACGAGTTCGTGGCCGGTGCCCAATTACCGCGGATGCACGCGTATTACAGCGACCACACCGGGACGCTGGGGTTGCGCCACGATCCGCTGCTGGTGATGGAGGCGGCCAGACAGGCCGCGATCGCGCTCAGCCACGAGTTCTACGGCGTCCCCGCCGAAATGGGGTTCATCGTGCGCACGTTCAACGGCACCGGCGCGGACACCGCGGCGTGGACGGTGGGCACCGCGCCCGCCGACCTCGTCATGCGGGTGCGGGTGCCGCGCAGGCACGTGCGCGGCGACACGTTGCACGGCCTGGACATGGTGCTCGAAATCGACTGCGGCGGTGAGTCGATGATGACCGTGGACGGATCGTTCTCCTGGGTGACGCCGCGGCAGTGGGCGGCGCTGCGCTCCGCCTTCCGCACGAGCCTCGAGCTCGGACCGTATGTCGGTGCCTCGGCGCTGGGTGATCGCGCCGCCGCCGCGGTTGTCGGCCGGGAGAATTGGCGCAACGTCGTGATCGGACCGCCGCAGCTGGACGGCAATACCGCTCGCGCGACGCTCGTCCCGGACCTGGGCCACCCGTTCCTGTTCGATCACGAGTTGGACCACGTGCCGGGCAGCCTGCTGATCGAGGCGTGCAGGCAGACCGCGTTGGCGATGGTGTTACACCGCGCGCCGCGATTGGAGTGCGTCGGAAGCTCTTTCGAGCGGTTCGTCGAGTTGGACCGGCCCGCGGAATGCGTCGCGGAGATCACCGGACAGCAGGCCGATCGCACCGTGATCCATTGCGAGATCCGGCAGGCCGGTGCCGTGGCGGCCGAGATCGATCTCGAATTCGCCGACGACGAGCTGGCTTTCGGCGCCGAGCAACCGGGGGCGGGCCGTTGA
- a CDS encoding nitroreductase family protein yields the protein MTGTDLLTTTRSTRRRLDLSRPVDRADLLACLDIAVQAPSGSNRQPWRFLIVQDGETKRQIGEFYRKSFAANMSGRTPRPDQLGDLASGQYLADHLAEVPALVFVCSLGRPPEPASPPRLASFYGSIYPAVWNFMLALRERGLGSCLTTAHLAYEREIAELLGIPYDEVTQVAMVPVAHLLPGRDRPGRRTPAAELTSWDRWA from the coding sequence TTGACCGGTACCGACCTGCTCACGACGACTCGGTCCACCCGCCGCCGCCTCGACCTGTCCCGTCCGGTCGATCGCGCAGATCTGCTGGCGTGCTTGGACATCGCGGTGCAGGCGCCGAGCGGCAGTAATCGGCAACCGTGGCGATTCCTCATCGTGCAGGACGGCGAGACCAAGCGGCAGATCGGGGAGTTCTACCGCAAAAGCTTCGCCGCCAACATGTCCGGCCGGACACCGCGGCCCGACCAGCTCGGCGATCTCGCGTCCGGTCAGTATCTCGCCGATCATCTGGCGGAGGTACCCGCGCTGGTGTTCGTCTGCTCGCTCGGCCGTCCGCCCGAACCCGCCTCGCCGCCGCGGCTGGCGAGCTTCTACGGATCGATCTACCCGGCGGTGTGGAACTTCATGCTCGCCTTGCGGGAACGCGGGCTCGGATCCTGCCTGACGACGGCGCACCTGGCGTACGAGCGGGAAATCGCGGAGCTGCTGGGGATTCCGTACGACGAGGTCACCCAGGTGGCCATGGTGCCGGTCGCGCACCTGCTGCCCGGGCGGGACCGGCCGGGCCGGCGCACGCCTGCCGCCGAGCTGACCAGCTGGGATCGGTGGGCGTGA